In Streptomyces sp. NBC_01707, a genomic segment contains:
- a CDS encoding acyl-CoA dehydrogenase family protein, whose translation MHLAPTERQQQLRAELRTYFRDVITGPDEGSGTDATSGMRAGRADDPAGQRRLLRRIGADGMLGLGWPVEYGGQGRGPDEQFVFFDEAYRAGAPVSMVTLNTVGPTLMKYGTEAQKAYFLPRILNGDLVFAIGYSEPEAGTDLAALRTRAVRDGEAWVIDGQKIFTSNAQHADWIWLACRTDPDAAKHKGISIILVPTDAPGFSWTPIETVGGLTTTATYYDGIRVPVTNLVGEENGGWGLITNQLNHERVALAAIGMQAEEFYEAVLAHARTPDPVSGWCPVDEPWVRSRLAEAYARLAATRLLNWRLVGDVGAGSLAPGEASGVKFMGTESAVEVYRMCQEIAGETGMVRGGSLGSFGDGELERMNRAAQINTFGGGVSEVQREIVATMRLGMKRGKR comes from the coding sequence GTGCACCTCGCCCCGACGGAGCGTCAGCAGCAGCTGCGCGCCGAACTCCGCACCTATTTCCGCGATGTGATCACCGGGCCGGACGAAGGCTCCGGGACAGATGCGACGTCCGGGATGCGGGCAGGACGTGCCGATGATCCGGCCGGGCAACGCCGGCTGCTGCGTCGGATCGGCGCCGACGGGATGCTCGGACTGGGCTGGCCCGTCGAGTACGGGGGTCAGGGCCGTGGTCCCGACGAGCAGTTCGTCTTCTTCGACGAGGCGTACCGTGCGGGTGCGCCCGTGTCCATGGTCACGCTCAACACTGTCGGCCCGACCCTGATGAAGTACGGGACCGAGGCGCAGAAGGCGTACTTCCTGCCGCGGATTCTGAACGGCGACCTCGTCTTCGCGATCGGTTACAGCGAGCCGGAGGCGGGCACGGACCTGGCCGCGTTGCGTACGAGAGCGGTGCGGGACGGCGAGGCCTGGGTGATCGACGGGCAGAAGATCTTCACCAGCAATGCGCAGCACGCGGACTGGATCTGGCTCGCCTGCCGTACCGATCCGGATGCGGCCAAGCACAAGGGCATCTCGATCATCCTGGTGCCGACGGACGCCCCGGGGTTCTCCTGGACCCCCATCGAGACGGTGGGTGGTCTGACCACGACGGCGACCTACTACGACGGGATTCGGGTACCCGTCACGAATCTGGTCGGCGAGGAGAACGGCGGCTGGGGGCTGATCACCAACCAGCTGAACCATGAGCGGGTGGCACTCGCTGCGATCGGGATGCAGGCCGAGGAGTTCTACGAGGCGGTGCTCGCCCACGCCCGTACCCCCGATCCGGTGAGTGGGTGGTGTCCGGTTGACGAGCCGTGGGTGCGGTCCCGACTGGCCGAGGCCTATGCCCGGCTGGCGGCTACGCGCCTGCTCAACTGGCGTCTGGTGGGGGATGTGGGGGCGGGCTCGCTGGCCCCCGGCGAGGCGAGCGGCGTGAAATTCATGGGAACCGAATCGGCCGTCGAGGTGTATCGAATGTGCCAGGAAATCGCGGGCGAGACCGGAATGGTCCGCGGTGGTTCGCTCGGCTCCTTCGGGGACGGGGAGCTGGAGCGGATGAACAGGGCGGCACAGATCAACACCTTCGGGGGCGGGGTGAGCGAGGTGCAGCGGGAGATCGTCGCGACGATGCGGCTCGGCATGAAGAGGGGGAAGCGGTGA
- a CDS encoding SigE family RNA polymerase sigma factor: MTTPVCTGASRGAAAATGYAPHTSSASHTQHAPRASSASRPQRASTPTQASRTAVTSYGPRAPYVPYPSFSSFVRARGPVLLRTARSLTANPSDAEDLLQTALTKTYVAWERIEDHRALDGYVRRALLNTRTSQWRKRKVDEFACDELPEQEASPAPDPAEQQSLHDAMWRAVLKLPDRQRAMVVLRYYEDLSEAQTAEVLGVSIGTVKSAVSRALGKLREDPELIPVR; this comes from the coding sequence ATGACCACGCCAGTCTGCACGGGCGCCTCCAGGGGAGCCGCTGCCGCCACCGGATACGCGCCGCACACCTCGTCGGCGTCGCACACGCAGCACGCGCCACGCGCCTCATCGGCGTCACGCCCGCAGCGCGCATCGACCCCCACGCAGGCCTCGCGCACCGCGGTCACTTCGTACGGTCCGCGTGCTCCGTACGTGCCGTACCCGTCGTTCTCGTCGTTCGTGCGGGCGCGGGGGCCGGTGCTGCTGCGTACCGCGCGCTCACTCACCGCCAACCCGAGTGATGCCGAGGATCTGCTGCAGACCGCGCTCACCAAGACGTACGTGGCATGGGAGCGGATCGAGGACCACCGGGCCCTCGACGGTTACGTTCGCCGGGCGCTGCTGAACACCCGGACCTCGCAGTGGCGCAAGCGCAAGGTCGACGAGTTCGCCTGTGACGAGCTGCCCGAGCAGGAGGCCTCTCCGGCGCCCGATCCCGCCGAGCAGCAGTCCTTGCACGATGCGATGTGGCGGGCCGTGCTGAAGCTTCCGGACCGGCAGCGGGCGATGGTCGTCCTGCGCTACTACGAGGACCTCAGCGAGGCGCAGACGGCGGAGGTGCTCGGGGTGTCCATCGGCACCGTCAAGAGCGCGGTCTCACGAGCGCTCGGCAAGCTCCGCGAGGACCCGGAGCTGATCCCGGTGCGCTGA
- a CDS encoding lipid-transfer protein, translated as MSVRRADSLGGRAAIVGIGATEFSKDSGRSELKLAVEAVWAALDDAGLTPADVDGLVTFTMDTSPEITVAQAVGMGELSFFSRIHYGGGAACATVQQAALAVASGVADVVVCYRAFNERSGRRFGSGVQHREPTAEGTALGWNLPFGLLTPASWVAMAAQRYLHTYNLTPEAFGHVAVTDRRHAARNPAAYFYEKPITLADHAASRWIVEPLRLLDCCQETDGGQAIVVTGAERARDLPRPPAVIVAAAQGAGRAQEQMTSFYRDGMTGLPEMDVVARQLWRTSGLAPADIDVGILYDHFTPFVLMQLEEFGFCGPGEAADFVADDALPLNTHGGQLGEAYLHGMNGIAEAVRQIRGTSVNQIPGAARTLVTAGTGVPTSGLILGTDGG; from the coding sequence ATGAGCGTGCGCAGGGCGGATTCTCTCGGCGGACGGGCCGCGATCGTGGGGATCGGGGCGACCGAGTTCTCCAAGGACTCCGGGCGCAGCGAACTGAAGCTGGCCGTCGAAGCGGTGTGGGCCGCCCTCGACGACGCCGGACTGACCCCCGCCGATGTCGACGGCCTGGTCACCTTCACGATGGACACCAGCCCCGAGATCACCGTCGCCCAGGCGGTCGGCATGGGGGAGCTGTCGTTCTTCTCCCGTATCCACTACGGAGGTGGGGCGGCCTGCGCCACCGTGCAGCAGGCGGCGCTCGCGGTGGCGAGTGGGGTGGCCGATGTCGTGGTCTGCTACCGCGCGTTCAACGAGCGTTCGGGGCGCCGCTTCGGTTCCGGGGTGCAGCACCGGGAACCGACGGCTGAGGGGACCGCGCTCGGCTGGAATCTTCCCTTCGGGCTGCTCACCCCGGCCTCGTGGGTCGCCATGGCAGCCCAGCGCTACCTGCACACGTACAACCTGACGCCGGAAGCCTTCGGCCACGTCGCGGTCACCGACCGGCGTCATGCCGCGCGTAACCCGGCGGCGTACTTCTACGAGAAGCCGATCACGCTTGCCGATCACGCCGCATCGCGCTGGATCGTCGAACCTCTACGGCTGCTCGACTGCTGTCAGGAGACCGACGGCGGACAGGCGATCGTCGTCACCGGTGCCGAGCGGGCCCGTGACCTTCCCCGGCCACCCGCAGTCATCGTCGCCGCCGCTCAGGGTGCCGGGCGGGCGCAGGAACAGATGACCAGTTTCTACCGTGACGGGATGACCGGACTGCCGGAGATGGACGTCGTCGCCAGACAGCTCTGGCGTACCTCCGGACTCGCTCCCGCCGACATCGACGTGGGCATCCTCTACGACCACTTCACCCCGTTCGTTCTGATGCAGCTGGAGGAGTTCGGATTCTGCGGACCGGGTGAGGCCGCCGATTTCGTGGCGGACGACGCGCTGCCGCTGAACACACACGGAGGGCAGTTGGGGGAGGCCTATCTGCACGGGATGAACGGCATTGCGGAGGCGGTCCGGCAGATCCGGGGCACGTCCGTGAACCAGATACCCGGCGCGGCCAGAACGCTGGTGACGGCAGGCACGGGAGTCCCCACCTCGGGACTCATACTGGGTACGGACGGCGGGTGA
- a CDS encoding MaoC family dehydratase, with the protein MKVGEELAPLEVAVTRTLIVAGSIASRDYQDVHHDAELAQQKGSPDIFMNILTTNGLVGRFVTDHFGPSAVLHKVAIRLGAPNYPGDTLVLSGTVTALGDDGTAEVTVVGTNGLGRHVTGKVTVSVPGGSA; encoded by the coding sequence ATGAAGGTCGGCGAGGAGCTGGCACCGCTGGAGGTCGCGGTGACCCGCACCCTGATCGTCGCGGGCTCCATCGCCTCCCGCGACTACCAGGACGTGCACCATGACGCCGAGCTCGCACAGCAGAAGGGCTCCCCGGACATCTTCATGAACATCCTGACGACCAACGGCCTGGTCGGGCGGTTCGTCACCGACCACTTCGGGCCCTCGGCGGTGCTCCACAAGGTCGCCATCAGGCTGGGCGCACCCAACTATCCGGGGGACACCCTGGTGTTGAGCGGCACCGTCACGGCCCTCGGCGACGACGGGACGGCAGAGGTGACGGTCGTCGGGACCAATGGTCTCGGCAGGCACGTCACCGGCAAGGTGACCGTCAGTGTTCCGGGAGGATCCGCATGA
- a CDS encoding bifunctional MaoC family dehydratase N-terminal/OB-fold nucleic acid binding domain-containing protein: protein MYERLRVYEGRAAATAGVGKDLVNAPMIRHWCEAVGDTNPAYTGPGAIAPPTMLQAWTMGGLSGHSDRSGAYDELFALLDGAGYTSVVATDCEQEYLRPLRPGDRITFDAVIESVSERKTTRLGTGYFVTTRMDVRAAGEPAGTHRFRILKYTPAVVRRGTSPGGPQGVKGGGRSLRPRPVINRDNAGFWQGVAEHKLLIQRCGACETLRFPWLPGCNECGCQEWDTVEASGEGTVFSYVVMHHPPFPAFGASDDAGPYAVALIELAEGVRMVSNVVGVPYDKVRTGMPVRLEFLRTDPELELPVFRGSEG, encoded by the coding sequence TTGTACGAGCGGCTCAGGGTGTACGAGGGGCGGGCGGCCGCCACCGCGGGCGTCGGCAAGGACCTGGTCAACGCGCCGATGATCAGGCACTGGTGCGAGGCCGTGGGAGACACCAACCCGGCATACACGGGACCTGGGGCGATTGCTCCGCCCACGATGCTGCAGGCGTGGACGATGGGCGGTCTGTCGGGGCACTCGGACCGTTCAGGGGCGTACGACGAGCTGTTCGCCCTCCTCGACGGCGCCGGGTACACCTCGGTGGTCGCGACCGACTGCGAGCAGGAGTATCTGCGGCCGTTGCGGCCTGGGGACCGGATCACCTTCGACGCGGTGATCGAGTCGGTGTCGGAGCGAAAGACGACCAGGCTGGGGACGGGCTACTTCGTCACGACGCGGATGGATGTCCGGGCAGCCGGGGAGCCGGCCGGGACACACCGCTTCCGGATCCTCAAGTACACGCCCGCAGTGGTGAGGCGAGGAACGAGTCCGGGAGGGCCGCAGGGGGTGAAGGGAGGCGGCCGGAGTCTGCGGCCGAGGCCGGTGATCAATCGGGACAACGCCGGGTTCTGGCAGGGCGTCGCCGAACACAAATTACTCATCCAGCGGTGCGGCGCGTGCGAGACCCTGCGTTTTCCCTGGCTGCCCGGGTGCAATGAGTGCGGTTGCCAGGAGTGGGACACGGTCGAGGCGAGCGGCGAGGGCACCGTCTTCAGTTATGTGGTGATGCATCACCCGCCCTTCCCCGCCTTCGGCGCCTCCGACGACGCCGGGCCGTACGCGGTGGCGCTGATAGAGCTGGCGGAGGGCGTACGGATGGTCAGCAATGTGGTCGGTGTGCCGTACGACAAGGTGCGGACAGGGATGCCGGTCAGGCTGGAATTCCTGCGCACGGATCCGGAGTTGGAGTTGCCGGTCTTCCGGGGGAGTGAGGGTTGA
- a CDS encoding long-chain fatty acid--CoA ligase, whose amino-acid sequence MLSTMQDVPLTVTRILTHGMTIHGKSQVTTWTGEPEPQRRSFAEVGRRATQLAHALRDELGVVGDQRVATLMWNNAEHVEAYLAIPSMGAVLHTLNLRLPAEQLIWVVKHADDKVVFVNGSLLPLLAPLLPHLTSIEHVVVVGPGDRSVLDGAVPQVHEYEELIAGRPTSYDWPELDERQAAAMCYTSGTTGDPKGVVYSHRSIYLHSMQVNMAESMGLSDKDTTLVVVPQFHVNAWGLPHATFMTGVNMLMPDRFLQPAPLADMIEREKPTHAAAVPTIWQGLLAEVTANPRDLTSMARVTIGGAACPPALMEAYDKLGVRLCHAWGMTETSPLGTMSNPPAGLTEEQEWPYRITQGRFPAGVEARLVGPGGDHLPWDGESAGELEVRGPWISGAYYGGADGEALRPEDKFSDDGWLKTGDVGVISEDGFLTLTDRAKDVIKSGGEWISSVELENALMAHPDVAEAAVVAVPDERWGERPLATVVLKDGATADYVTLKGFLAESGIAKWQLPERWTLIPSVPKTSVGKFDKKVIRKQYADGELEITQL is encoded by the coding sequence GTGCTGAGCACCATGCAGGACGTACCGCTGACTGTCACCCGCATCCTGACGCACGGGATGACGATCCACGGGAAGTCTCAGGTCACGACCTGGACCGGCGAGCCCGAACCGCAGCGGCGAAGCTTCGCCGAAGTGGGCCGTCGTGCCACACAGCTCGCCCATGCCCTGCGCGACGAGCTCGGTGTCGTCGGCGACCAGCGCGTGGCGACCCTCATGTGGAACAACGCGGAGCACGTCGAGGCGTACCTCGCGATCCCCTCCATGGGCGCGGTGCTCCACACGCTCAACCTGAGGCTTCCCGCCGAGCAGTTGATCTGGGTCGTCAAGCACGCGGACGACAAGGTCGTCTTCGTCAACGGCTCGCTGCTGCCGCTTCTTGCGCCGCTCCTCCCCCACCTGACGTCCATCGAGCATGTGGTGGTCGTGGGGCCCGGAGACCGTTCGGTGCTCGACGGAGCCGTGCCGCAGGTGCACGAGTACGAGGAGCTGATCGCCGGCCGCCCGACCAGCTACGACTGGCCCGAGCTGGACGAACGCCAGGCCGCCGCCATGTGCTACACCTCCGGCACCACCGGCGACCCCAAGGGCGTCGTCTACTCCCACCGCTCCATCTACCTGCACTCGATGCAGGTCAACATGGCCGAGTCGATGGGGCTGTCAGACAAGGACACCACGCTGGTGGTCGTCCCCCAGTTCCACGTCAACGCCTGGGGCCTGCCGCACGCGACGTTCATGACCGGCGTCAACATGCTCATGCCGGACCGCTTCCTGCAGCCCGCCCCGCTCGCCGACATGATCGAGCGTGAGAAGCCGACCCATGCCGCCGCCGTTCCCACCATCTGGCAGGGACTGCTCGCCGAGGTCACCGCCAACCCGCGCGATCTGACCTCGATGGCCCGCGTCACCATCGGTGGCGCCGCCTGCCCGCCCGCTCTCATGGAGGCGTACGACAAACTGGGGGTCCGCCTCTGCCACGCCTGGGGCATGACGGAGACGTCGCCGCTCGGCACCATGTCCAACCCGCCCGCCGGTCTGACGGAGGAACAGGAGTGGCCGTACCGGATCACCCAGGGCCGCTTCCCGGCCGGCGTCGAGGCACGGCTGGTCGGCCCCGGCGGCGACCATCTGCCCTGGGACGGCGAGTCGGCAGGTGAGCTGGAGGTGCGCGGCCCCTGGATCTCAGGTGCGTACTACGGAGGTGCGGACGGCGAGGCACTGCGCCCCGAGGACAAGTTCAGCGACGACGGCTGGCTGAAGACCGGTGATGTCGGCGTCATCAGCGAGGACGGCTTCCTCACCCTCACCGACCGCGCCAAGGACGTCATCAAGTCCGGCGGGGAGTGGATTTCGAGCGTCGAGCTGGAGAATGCCCTGATGGCGCACCCGGATGTGGCCGAGGCCGCCGTCGTCGCCGTCCCGGACGAGAGGTGGGGCGAGCGTCCGCTCGCGACCGTGGTCCTCAAGGACGGCGCCACCGCCGACTACGTGACCTTGAAGGGGTTCCTCGCGGAGTCCGGCATAGCGAAGTGGCAGCTGCCGGAGCGCTGGACGCTCATTCCGTCGGTGCCGAAGACCAGCGTCGGCAAGTTCGACAAGAAGGTGATCCGCAAGCAGTACGCGGACGGCGAGCTGGAGATCACCCAACTCTGA
- a CDS encoding acyl-CoA dehydrogenase family protein, protein MDFTPTEEQTAAQGLAAQIFGDLATHERLAAAGTGTDTELWKELCAAGLTAAVEEIGLLGLVLLLEEQGRTTAQVPLAVTCAYGLLAVAEHGTDEQRERLLPPLRDGTAVATGAFPARDGLRADGEGRLSGTVPYVPWLRDATSVLVADADRVLWIVRIADPGVAVTPVETTAPWSAARLTLDRAPGERLGPAGRTGTNTGAGTGANSVTAATAYGAVLAASRTAFAGLQAGVCAGSLARAVAHTATREQFGRPLSTNQGVLLRAADAHMDTEAIRVTAYEAAWRHDRGLPYAAQALTAAWWASEAGKRVVHAGQHLHGGTGADLDHPVHRHFLWGRQLDAYLGCGSEVLEELGQLLVKEGSQ, encoded by the coding sequence ATGGACTTCACGCCCACGGAGGAGCAGACCGCGGCGCAGGGTCTCGCCGCGCAGATCTTCGGAGATCTGGCCACGCACGAGCGGCTGGCCGCCGCCGGGACGGGGACGGACACCGAGCTGTGGAAGGAGCTGTGCGCGGCCGGGCTGACGGCTGCCGTCGAGGAGATCGGGCTGCTGGGTCTGGTACTGCTGCTGGAGGAGCAGGGGAGAACGACTGCGCAGGTGCCGCTCGCGGTGACCTGCGCGTACGGGCTGCTTGCCGTCGCCGAGCACGGTACGGACGAACAGCGGGAGCGGCTGCTTCCGCCGCTGCGGGACGGAACCGCTGTCGCCACCGGTGCGTTCCCGGCACGAGACGGTCTACGGGCCGACGGTGAAGGGAGGTTGAGCGGCACCGTGCCCTATGTGCCGTGGCTGCGGGACGCCACTTCGGTGCTCGTGGCGGACGCGGACCGGGTGCTGTGGATCGTACGGATCGCAGACCCGGGTGTGGCGGTGACGCCCGTGGAGACGACGGCTCCATGGTCGGCGGCCCGGCTCACCTTGGACCGGGCGCCCGGCGAGCGGCTTGGACCAGCAGGACGGACGGGGACGAACACGGGGGCGGGCACGGGGGCGAACAGCGTGACCGCGGCGACGGCGTACGGAGCCGTGCTGGCCGCGAGCCGAACGGCGTTCGCGGGGTTGCAGGCCGGGGTGTGCGCCGGGTCGCTGGCCCGGGCGGTCGCCCACACCGCCACCAGGGAACAGTTCGGGCGCCCTCTCTCCACCAACCAGGGGGTGCTGCTGCGTGCCGCCGATGCCCATATGGACACCGAGGCGATAAGGGTCACCGCATACGAGGCGGCGTGGCGTCACGACAGGGGGCTGCCGTACGCGGCCCAGGCGCTGACCGCGGCCTGGTGGGCCTCGGAGGCGGGCAAGAGGGTCGTGCATGCCGGACAGCATCTGCACGGTGGGACGGGCGCCGACCTCGACCACCCCGTGCACCGGCACTTCCTCTGGGGTCGCCAGCTCGACGCCTATCTGGGATGCGGCAGCGAAGTGCTCGAGGAACTGGGTCAGTTGCTGGTGAAGGAGGGATCGCAATGA
- a CDS encoding nuclear transport factor 2 family protein: MAEHPHAALVRKGYEAFNRGDMETLAEMLTGDATHHVPGNSPFSGDYKGRDEMLAHYRRLAEECDGTMTATLLNVLVDGRGHAVSVHRVLAKRKGRTIDAMGGIVFRIIGDKATDLDECMEDIQVSDEFWS; encoded by the coding sequence ATGGCTGAACATCCGCATGCCGCGCTGGTCCGCAAGGGCTACGAAGCGTTCAACCGCGGTGACATGGAGACGCTGGCCGAGATGCTGACGGGCGACGCGACCCACCACGTCCCGGGCAACAGTCCGTTCTCCGGTGACTACAAGGGCCGGGACGAGATGCTCGCCCACTACCGGCGGCTGGCCGAGGAGTGCGACGGCACGATGACGGCCACGCTGCTGAATGTGCTGGTCGACGGCCGGGGGCACGCAGTGTCTGTGCATCGGGTCCTGGCGAAGCGCAAGGGGCGGACGATCGACGCCATGGGCGGGATCGTCTTCCGGATCATCGGTGACAAGGCCACCGACCTCGACGAGTGCATGGAAGACATTCAGGTCAGCGACGAGTTCTGGTCCTGA